A stretch of Caballeronia sp. SL2Y3 DNA encodes these proteins:
- a CDS encoding cupin domain-containing protein, which translates to MISLIDLTTLARTPNDGYLNRIVATVNGHEVHISVMTSPYEWHLHPDSDETFIVTEGTLVIELEDGSIDLHAGQLLTVPAGVRHRTRPMGARSVNLTVERQHATTVFCDDPRA; encoded by the coding sequence ATGATCTCGCTCATCGATCTGACCACGCTCGCTCGCACGCCGAACGACGGTTATCTCAATCGCATCGTCGCCACGGTCAACGGTCATGAAGTCCACATAAGCGTGATGACCTCGCCATACGAATGGCATCTGCATCCGGATTCGGACGAGACGTTCATCGTCACGGAAGGCACGCTCGTGATCGAACTCGAAGACGGCTCGATAGACCTGCACGCCGGACAACTGCTGACGGTCCCGGCGGGCGTGCGCCATCGCACGCGTCCGATGGGCGCGCGCTCGGTGAACCTGACCGTGGAACGGCAGCACGCGACGACCGTGTTCTGCGACGATCCGCGTGCATAG
- a CDS encoding SET domain-containing protein, protein MRRITVRTSPVHGRGVFALADLPAGALLFEYKGKRLSWKEAQRMYERSNAEDGHTFLFGLDDGRVIDGARGGNSARWLNHSCAPNCEAEQDGERVFIRSLRPIGKGQELFIDYRLTVEGRRTAALKRLYACRCLAANCRGTMLSDER, encoded by the coding sequence ATGCGTCGAATCACTGTCCGTACATCGCCCGTTCATGGCCGGGGCGTCTTCGCCCTCGCGGATCTGCCCGCGGGCGCGCTGCTCTTCGAATACAAGGGCAAGCGTCTTTCGTGGAAGGAGGCGCAGCGCATGTACGAGCGCTCCAACGCCGAGGACGGTCATACGTTTCTTTTCGGACTCGACGACGGCCGCGTGATCGACGGTGCCCGCGGCGGGAATTCCGCTCGCTGGCTCAATCACAGTTGCGCGCCGAATTGCGAGGCCGAGCAGGACGGCGAGCGCGTCTTCATCCGCTCGCTTCGCCCGATCGGCAAGGGGCAGGAGTTGTTCATCGACTATCGGCTCACGGTCGAAGGACGGCGCACGGCCGCGCTCAAGCGCCTCTACGCGTGCCGCTGCCTCGCGGCCAATTGCCGGGGCACCATGCTCTCCGACGAACGCTGA
- a CDS encoding GGDEF domain-containing protein, translating to MQPDSPLKAAFLRHEASLAPSGRAFGEEDSAVYRTLLESTKAIPWKIDWATMQFSYIGPQIERLLGWPPSSWKTVHDWAERMHPDDRDAVVNFCVSQSKAGADHEADYRALTRDGGYVWLRDVVHVVRDAHGNVEALIGFMFDISERKRTEEQLLQLQAELERLSFSDSLTGVGNRRMFDSVIAREWKAAQATAQPLSLVLTDIDFFKSYNDYYGHVQGDECLKRIARVLGEAAGPAHFLGRFGGEEFVLVLADRDAEAALAVAERCRARIAEEAIAHLRSPHNQCVTASFGVGTVLPRDGMDITAFINLTDAQLYQAKENGRNRIAAVDRAAMRGEGFRQHSR from the coding sequence ATGCAGCCCGACAGTCCGCTCAAAGCCGCGTTTCTGCGTCACGAAGCATCGCTCGCGCCGTCCGGCCGCGCGTTCGGCGAAGAAGACAGCGCCGTTTATCGCACGCTGCTCGAATCGACAAAGGCGATCCCGTGGAAGATCGACTGGGCCACGATGCAGTTCAGCTACATCGGGCCGCAGATCGAACGGCTGCTGGGCTGGCCGCCGTCATCGTGGAAAACGGTCCATGACTGGGCCGAACGCATGCATCCCGACGATCGCGATGCGGTCGTGAATTTCTGCGTGTCCCAATCGAAAGCGGGCGCCGATCACGAAGCAGATTACCGCGCCCTCACGCGCGACGGCGGCTACGTCTGGCTGCGCGACGTCGTGCATGTCGTGCGTGACGCGCACGGCAATGTCGAGGCGCTCATCGGCTTCATGTTCGATATCAGCGAACGCAAGCGCACGGAGGAGCAACTGCTGCAATTGCAGGCGGAACTGGAGCGCCTGTCGTTCAGCGACAGTCTCACCGGCGTCGGCAATCGCCGCATGTTCGACAGCGTGATCGCACGCGAATGGAAGGCGGCCCAGGCGACGGCGCAACCGCTCTCGCTCGTGTTGACCGACATCGACTTCTTCAAGTCTTACAACGACTACTACGGCCATGTGCAAGGCGACGAGTGCCTGAAGCGCATCGCGCGGGTGCTCGGCGAGGCGGCCGGGCCCGCGCACTTTCTCGGACGCTTCGGCGGCGAGGAGTTCGTCCTCGTGCTCGCCGATAGGGACGCCGAAGCCGCGCTGGCCGTGGCGGAGCGGTGCCGCGCGCGCATCGCCGAAGAAGCCATCGCGCATCTGCGCTCGCCGCATAATCAGTGCGTGACGGCGAGCTTCGGCGTCGGCACGGTGCTGCCGCGCGACGGCATGGATATCACGGCCTTCATCAATCTCACCGACGCGCAGTTGTATCAGGCGAAAGAGAACGGACGCAACCGGATTGCCGCCGTGGATCGGGCCGCGATGCGCGGCGAGGGCTTCAGGCAGCACTCGCGTTAG
- a CDS encoding polysaccharide pyruvyl transferase family protein, translated as MLNATVVIFGAFDRHNFGDMLFAHVEQRLFAERLPDAKPVFAGLAARDLRRYGGHAVAALGTLAARLRDTPVTLVHAGGELLTCDAWEAAVMLDEPDDAQATIARYGSRPEDRSAYARSVLHSDALAPYVVGRESWLQASIGFNAVGGVSLDARGAALRNEVLSKLRSADDLSVRDAHTRATLRAAGIEARLVPDPVTMIAELFDSRIASRARHGPVADVRRACPRGHLAVQFSADFGDDATLDRLARELDALAASTGLGIVLFRAGAAPWHDDIDAYERLAARMQHRALVFRSLDIWDICALIATSAGYAGSSLHGRIVAMAYGLPRLNMLHPDEAARTGKQAAYAQTWDDANAPGAVSIDELEAAMRDALSADREALRQRAFELARLYRADAARRAFD; from the coding sequence TTGCTCAATGCCACCGTCGTGATCTTCGGCGCATTCGACCGCCACAACTTCGGCGACATGTTGTTCGCGCATGTCGAGCAACGCCTCTTTGCCGAACGCCTGCCTGACGCCAAACCGGTTTTCGCGGGACTGGCCGCGCGCGACCTGCGCCGATACGGCGGCCACGCGGTCGCGGCGCTCGGCACGCTCGCCGCACGCTTGCGCGATACGCCGGTCACGCTCGTGCATGCGGGCGGCGAACTCTTGACCTGCGACGCGTGGGAAGCCGCCGTGATGCTCGACGAACCCGACGATGCGCAGGCGACCATCGCGCGATACGGCTCGCGGCCCGAAGACCGCTCGGCGTATGCGCGCTCGGTGCTGCATTCGGATGCGCTCGCGCCTTATGTCGTCGGCCGCGAGAGCTGGCTGCAGGCGTCGATTGGCTTCAACGCGGTCGGCGGCGTGTCGCTCGACGCGCGCGGGGCTGCGCTGCGCAACGAGGTCCTGAGCAAACTGCGCAGCGCCGACGATCTCAGCGTGCGCGACGCGCACACGCGAGCGACGCTGCGTGCCGCGGGCATCGAAGCGAGGCTCGTGCCGGACCCGGTGACGATGATCGCGGAGCTCTTCGATTCACGCATCGCCTCGCGCGCCCGTCATGGCCCCGTGGCCGATGTGCGACGGGCGTGTCCGCGCGGCCATCTCGCGGTGCAGTTCAGCGCCGACTTCGGCGACGACGCCACGCTCGACCGGCTGGCGCGCGAACTCGATGCGCTCGCCGCATCGACCGGCCTTGGCATCGTGCTGTTTCGCGCGGGCGCGGCGCCGTGGCACGACGACATCGACGCATACGAGCGGCTTGCGGCCCGCATGCAGCATCGCGCGCTCGTCTTCCGGTCGCTGGACATTTGGGACATCTGCGCATTGATCGCGACGAGCGCAGGGTACGCGGGCAGCAGCCTGCACGGACGAATCGTCGCGATGGCGTATGGACTGCCTCGCCTCAACATGCTTCATCCGGACGAAGCGGCGCGAACCGGCAAGCAGGCCGCCTATGCGCAGACGTGGGACGACGCGAACGCGCCGGGCGCCGTGTCGATCGACGAACTCGAAGCCGCCATGCGCGATGCGTTGAGCGCCGACCGCGAGGCGCTCAGACAGCGTGCCTTCGAACTGGCGCGCTTGTATCGGGCCGATGCCGCGCGCCGCGCCTTCGACTAA
- a CDS encoding sorbosone dehydrogenase family protein, giving the protein MNATLKLLPLAVGAIFACMPPADAAQDNVGTLSNFRQTGNTQPPETVPQTGQTADALRENLKQIKLPPGFKIDLYAVVPEARHMAIEPSTGVVFVGTRKNRVWQVTDRTKQRVASDVVQFASSVSFKVPNGVCFSPDGILYVVEQNRVLGFPAAQFFGEGGPDVAAAVVVPQGKLIPTQFESFNHGARACRIGPDKKLYIALGQPWNVPPKDKLAELDRNGIAGIIRMDQDGKNREVYAHGVRNSVGLDFNPKDKTLWFTDNQVDGMGDDTPPGELDHATKAGENFGFPWYGGGKVRTVEYKDQNPPAGVVFPQVEFAPHAADLGMSFYTGKMFPQKYQGGIFDAEHGSWNRTKPIGARIMYTPIKDDGTAGETEVFAEGWLTQSGEYMGRPVDVQMLQDGSLLVSDDYAGAIYRISYSGAK; this is encoded by the coding sequence ATGAACGCAACGCTCAAGCTCTTGCCATTGGCCGTCGGCGCGATTTTCGCCTGCATGCCGCCCGCCGACGCAGCGCAGGACAACGTCGGCACGCTGTCCAACTTCCGTCAGACGGGCAATACACAGCCGCCCGAGACGGTCCCGCAAACCGGTCAGACGGCGGACGCGCTTCGCGAAAACCTGAAGCAGATCAAGCTGCCGCCGGGCTTCAAGATCGACCTGTATGCGGTCGTGCCGGAAGCGCGGCACATGGCGATCGAGCCATCCACGGGTGTCGTGTTCGTCGGCACGCGCAAGAATCGCGTGTGGCAGGTGACGGACCGGACGAAGCAGCGCGTCGCGAGCGACGTCGTGCAGTTCGCCTCGTCCGTGTCGTTCAAGGTGCCCAACGGCGTGTGCTTCTCGCCGGACGGCATTCTGTACGTGGTCGAGCAGAACCGCGTGCTCGGTTTTCCGGCCGCGCAGTTCTTCGGCGAAGGCGGACCGGACGTGGCGGCAGCGGTCGTGGTGCCGCAAGGCAAGCTGATTCCGACGCAGTTCGAGAGCTTCAATCATGGCGCGCGTGCGTGCCGCATCGGACCGGACAAGAAGCTGTATATCGCGCTCGGGCAGCCGTGGAACGTGCCGCCGAAGGACAAACTCGCGGAACTCGACCGCAACGGGATCGCGGGCATCATCCGCATGGATCAGGACGGCAAGAACCGCGAAGTGTATGCGCATGGCGTGCGCAATTCCGTGGGCCTCGACTTCAATCCAAAGGACAAGACCTTGTGGTTCACCGACAACCAGGTTGACGGCATGGGCGACGACACGCCGCCCGGCGAGTTGGACCACGCGACGAAGGCCGGCGAGAACTTCGGCTTTCCGTGGTACGGCGGCGGCAAGGTGCGCACGGTGGAGTACAAGGATCAGAACCCGCCGGCCGGCGTCGTGTTTCCGCAAGTGGAGTTCGCCCCGCACGCCGCCGACCTCGGCATGTCGTTCTACACCGGCAAGATGTTCCCGCAGAAGTATCAGGGCGGCATCTTTGATGCGGAGCACGGCTCCTGGAATCGCACGAAGCCGATTGGCGCGCGCATCATGTACACGCCGATCAAGGACGACGGCACCGCTGGCGAGACGGAAGTCTTCGCGGAAGGCTGGCTCACGCAGAGCGGCGAATACATGGGCCGTCCGGTCGACGTTCAGATGCTTCAGGACGGATCGCTGCTCGTCTCGGACGACTACGCCGGCGCGATTTACCGCATCTCGTACTCGGGGGCCAAATGA
- a CDS encoding cytochrome c, with product MSDASLAAGDLKAGRAKAAQCQACHGLDGMSKLPEAPNLAGQTEEYLVKALNDFRSGARQNEMMSVVAKGLSDTDVANLASYYHSLGKQ from the coding sequence ATGTCGGACGCGTCGCTCGCGGCGGGCGATCTCAAGGCGGGACGCGCGAAGGCGGCGCAGTGTCAGGCGTGCCACGGGCTCGACGGCATGTCGAAGCTGCCGGAAGCACCCAATCTCGCGGGTCAGACGGAGGAATATCTCGTGAAGGCGCTCAACGATTTCCGCTCGGGCGCGCGGCAGAACGAGATGATGTCGGTGGTGGCGAAAGGCTTGTCGGATACGGACGTCGCGAATCTCGCGAGCTATTACCACAGCCTCGGCAAGCAGTAA
- a CDS encoding glutathione S-transferase family protein — protein sequence MITLHHCVSARSFRPLWALEEIGLSYELKMLPFPPRMMARAFMDVNPLGTVPAFSDDALFMTESAAICQYLAARYSPGVLDVAVHEADFGRYLNFLHFGEATLTFPQTLVLRYTHFEPPERRQPQVAEDYARWFHARLRALSPLLERQDFLCAGRFTAADISVGYALMLAEHLDLSARFAEPVARYWARLRERDGFIRAMRAQDAAARAQGVSPVPAPDTR from the coding sequence ATGATCACGCTCCATCACTGCGTCAGCGCGCGCTCGTTCCGGCCGCTGTGGGCGCTCGAGGAAATCGGCCTGTCGTATGAATTGAAGATGCTGCCGTTTCCGCCGCGAATGATGGCGCGCGCCTTCATGGACGTGAATCCGCTCGGCACGGTGCCCGCATTCTCCGACGATGCACTCTTCATGACCGAATCCGCCGCGATCTGCCAATATCTCGCGGCGCGCTATTCGCCCGGCGTGCTCGATGTCGCCGTGCACGAGGCCGACTTCGGCCGTTATCTGAACTTCCTGCACTTCGGCGAGGCGACGCTCACGTTCCCGCAGACGCTCGTGCTGCGCTACACGCATTTCGAGCCACCCGAGCGCCGGCAGCCGCAAGTCGCGGAAGACTACGCGCGATGGTTCCACGCGCGGTTGCGCGCGCTCTCACCGCTTCTGGAACGGCAGGACTTTCTTTGCGCGGGCCGCTTCACGGCGGCGGACATTTCGGTCGGCTATGCGCTGATGCTGGCGGAGCATCTGGACTTGAGCGCGCGCTTCGCCGAACCGGTCGCGCGTTACTGGGCCCGGCTGCGCGAACGCGACGGTTTCATTCGCGCGATGCGCGCACAGGACGCCGCCGCCCGCGCGCAAGGCGTCTCGCCGGTGCCCGCGCCGGACACGCGCTGA
- a CDS encoding enoyl-CoA hydratase/isomerase family protein codes for MSDAMNLQRLRLAVDGPIARVTLDRPDVRNAFDDAAIVELTAAFRALNDDANVRAIILAANGPAFCAGADLNYMKRMAGFTDAENRADALGLATMLNTIYSSAKPVIARVQGDAYAGGVGLVAACDIAVTVDTAHFCLSEAKLGLMPATIAPYVIRAMGARAAHRYFVTAERFDAAEALRIGFVHQVVAADALDAAVDGIAASIAANSPNAVRECKRLVADLAGSVIDETLMSDTADRIARIRASDEGREGVRSFLEKRKPSWLA; via the coding sequence ATGAGCGATGCAATGAACCTGCAACGCCTGAGACTCGCCGTCGATGGCCCGATTGCCCGCGTAACGCTCGATCGGCCGGACGTGCGCAATGCGTTCGACGACGCGGCTATCGTCGAGCTGACGGCCGCGTTCCGCGCGCTCAACGACGACGCCAACGTGCGCGCAATCATCCTCGCTGCAAACGGCCCGGCCTTCTGCGCGGGCGCGGACCTGAACTACATGAAACGCATGGCGGGCTTCACGGACGCGGAGAACCGCGCCGACGCGCTCGGTCTCGCCACCATGCTCAACACCATCTATTCGAGCGCGAAGCCGGTCATCGCGCGAGTGCAGGGCGACGCCTACGCGGGCGGCGTGGGCCTCGTCGCCGCGTGCGATATCGCGGTGACCGTGGACACGGCGCACTTCTGCCTGTCGGAAGCCAAGCTCGGCCTGATGCCCGCGACCATCGCGCCGTACGTGATCCGCGCGATGGGCGCGCGTGCGGCCCACCGCTATTTCGTGACGGCCGAGCGTTTCGACGCAGCCGAGGCGCTGCGCATCGGTTTCGTGCATCAGGTCGTCGCAGCAGATGCGCTCGACGCCGCCGTCGACGGAATCGCCGCGAGCATCGCCGCGAACAGCCCGAACGCGGTGCGCGAATGCAAGCGGCTCGTCGCGGATCTGGCGGGCAGCGTCATCGACGAGACGCTCATGTCGGACACGGCGGATCGCATCGCGCGGATACGCGCATCGGACGAAGGTCGCGAGGGCGTGCGCAGTTTCCTCGAGAAGCGCAAGCCGTCGTGGCTCGCCTGA
- the modA gene encoding molybdate ABC transporter substrate-binding protein, translated as MRAMLGTLLPLAVGMAASAAFAGEVQVAVAANFTAPVQAIAADFEKDTGNKVVASYGATGQFYAQIKNGAPFEVFLAADDTTPAKLESEGLTVPGSRFTYATGALALWSAKDGYVDDKGEVLKKNQFAHLAIANPKAAPYGLAATQALDKLGLTQAVASKIVEGQNISQAQQFVATGNAELGFVALSQIYKNGKISSGSAWIVPASLHEPIKQDAVILSKGRDNPVAKQFEDYLKGPKAAAVIKAFGYQL; from the coding sequence ATGCGCGCGATGCTTGGCACGTTGCTTCCGCTGGCAGTCGGCATGGCCGCGTCCGCTGCGTTCGCCGGCGAAGTGCAGGTGGCGGTCGCCGCCAATTTCACGGCACCCGTGCAGGCCATTGCCGCCGACTTCGAGAAGGACACGGGCAACAAGGTCGTCGCCTCGTATGGCGCGACCGGCCAGTTCTACGCGCAGATCAAGAACGGCGCGCCGTTCGAAGTGTTCCTCGCCGCCGACGACACCACGCCCGCCAAACTCGAAAGCGAAGGGCTGACCGTGCCGGGCAGCCGCTTCACCTACGCGACCGGCGCGCTCGCGCTGTGGTCGGCGAAAGACGGCTACGTGGACGACAAAGGCGAAGTACTGAAGAAGAACCAGTTCGCGCACCTCGCGATAGCGAATCCGAAGGCCGCGCCCTACGGGCTCGCCGCGACGCAGGCGCTCGACAAGCTCGGGCTGACGCAGGCCGTCGCGTCGAAGATCGTGGAAGGACAAAACATCTCGCAGGCGCAGCAGTTCGTCGCCACCGGCAACGCGGAACTCGGTTTCGTCGCGCTGTCGCAGATCTACAAGAACGGCAAGATAAGCAGCGGTTCGGCGTGGATCGTGCCCGCCTCGCTGCACGAGCCTATCAAGCAGGATGCGGTGATCTTGAGCAAGGGCCGGGACAATCCGGTCGCGAAGCAGTTCGAAGACTATCTGAAGGGTCCGAAGGCTGCGGCGGTCATCAAAGCGTTCGGTTATCAACTCTGA
- the modB gene encoding molybdate ABC transporter permease subunit codes for MPIDTADLQAIALTLELASLATVLLLIIGTPIAWWLARTASRMKGPVGAVVALPLVLPPTVIGFYLLVLMGPNGMVGKLTQAAGIGLLPFTFAGLVVGSVIYSLPFVVQPLQNAFEAIGRRPLEAAATLRAGPWDTFFTVALPLARPGIVTATILGFAHTVGEFGVVLMIGGNIPGRTRVVSVQIFDHVEALEYAQAHWLAGGMVLFSFAVLLLLYSTRRTAAAHV; via the coding sequence ATGCCGATCGATACCGCCGACCTTCAGGCCATCGCGCTGACGCTGGAACTCGCGTCGCTCGCGACGGTGCTGCTGCTCATCATCGGCACGCCGATCGCGTGGTGGCTCGCGCGCACTGCATCGCGCATGAAGGGCCCGGTCGGCGCGGTCGTCGCGCTGCCGCTCGTACTGCCGCCGACGGTCATCGGCTTCTATCTGCTCGTGCTGATGGGGCCGAACGGCATGGTCGGCAAGCTCACGCAGGCGGCGGGCATCGGTCTGTTGCCGTTCACGTTCGCCGGGCTCGTCGTGGGTTCGGTGATCTATTCGCTGCCGTTCGTCGTGCAGCCGCTGCAAAACGCGTTCGAAGCCATCGGCCGCCGTCCGCTCGAAGCCGCCGCGACGCTGCGCGCGGGTCCGTGGGACACGTTTTTCACGGTGGCGCTGCCGCTCGCGCGGCCGGGCATCGTCACGGCGACGATTCTCGGCTTCGCGCACACCGTCGGCGAATTCGGCGTCGTGCTGATGATCGGCGGCAACATTCCGGGGCGCACGCGCGTGGTCTCCGTGCAGATTTTCGATCACGTCGAAGCCCTGGAATACGCGCAGGCGCACTGGCTGGCGGGCGGCATGGTGCTGTTTTCGTTCGCCGTGCTTCTTCTGCTCTATTCGACTCGACGGACGGCGGCGGCGCATGTCTGA
- the modC gene encoding molybdenum ABC transporter ATP-binding protein has translation MSELTSPSLMLDDARSGAAHAAIEARFVVEHSGFSLDVDLHLPGRGVTAIFGQSGSGKTTLLRCIAGLARPTRGRLVVNGDVWLDTERRVFLPTHRRALGYVFQEASLFPHLSVEENLRFGLKRVPRATRRVDLAHVGELLGIAHLLERMPAGLSGGERQRVGIARALLTSPRLLLLDEPLASLDHQRKLEILPYLERLHDELDIPMLYVSHAPDEVARLADHLVLLDAGRALASGPISETLARLDLPIALADDASVVLEGTVAGYDARYRLLTLALPGGRATLRVLHDPVAQGKPMRVAVKARDVSLMTGEHDHTQSSVLNVLPATVKAIAEDANPSQAVVRLDVDGSPLLARVTRYSLDRLRIAPGMPVWAQVKAVSLLA, from the coding sequence ATGTCTGAACTAACGTCACCTTCGCTCATGCTCGACGACGCACGCAGCGGCGCGGCGCACGCGGCCATCGAAGCGCGCTTCGTCGTCGAACATAGCGGCTTTTCGCTCGATGTCGATTTGCATCTGCCGGGGCGCGGCGTCACCGCGATCTTCGGCCAGTCCGGTTCGGGCAAGACCACGCTGTTGCGCTGCATCGCCGGCCTCGCGCGCCCGACACGGGGGCGGCTCGTCGTGAATGGCGACGTATGGCTCGACACCGAGCGCCGCGTTTTCCTGCCGACGCATCGGCGCGCGCTCGGCTACGTCTTCCAGGAAGCGAGCCTTTTTCCTCACCTGAGCGTCGAAGAGAATCTGCGATTCGGGCTCAAGCGCGTGCCGCGCGCGACGCGCCGCGTCGATCTCGCGCACGTCGGGGAACTGCTCGGGATCGCGCATTTGCTCGAACGGATGCCGGCGGGTTTGTCGGGCGGCGAGCGGCAACGCGTGGGCATCGCGCGGGCGCTGCTGACGAGTCCGCGTCTGCTGCTGCTCGACGAGCCGCTCGCCTCGCTGGACCACCAGCGCAAGCTCGAAATCCTGCCGTATCTCGAACGCCTGCACGACGAGCTAGATATTCCGATGCTTTACGTGAGCCACGCGCCCGACGAAGTCGCGCGGCTTGCGGATCATCTCGTGCTGCTCGACGCGGGTCGCGCGCTGGCGAGCGGTCCGATTAGCGAGACGCTCGCCCGGCTCGACTTGCCGATCGCCCTCGCCGACGATGCCTCCGTCGTGCTGGAAGGCACGGTCGCTGGCTACGACGCGCGGTATCGGCTGCTGACGCTCGCGCTGCCGGGAGGACGCGCGACGCTGCGCGTGCTGCACGACCCCGTCGCGCAAGGCAAGCCGATGCGCGTCGCGGTGAAGGCGCGCGACGTGAGCCTCATGACCGGCGAGCATGATCATACGCAGAGCAGCGTGCTGAACGTGCTGCCCGCGACGGTGAAGGCCATTGCCGAGGACGCCAATCCGTCGCAGGCAGTCGTGCGGCTCGACGTGGACGGCTCGCCGCTGCTCGCCCGCGTGACGCGCTACTCGCTGGATCGCTTGCGGATCGCGCCGGGCATGCCGGTGTGGGCGCAGGTCAAGGCCGTGTCGCTGCTTGCCTGA
- a CDS encoding NUDIX domain-containing protein, with amino-acid sequence MTDAGGTKERVRVVETVTLSDDWYVLRKVIFDFRRRDGTWQRQSRETYDRGNGATILLHNPRTGTVLLTRQFRMPAFVNGHDGMLIEAPGGLLDDATPDARIRAEVEEETGYRVGHIEKIFEAFMSPGSVTEKLYFYVGEYDGAMRVGDGGGVIDEGEEIEVIEPPLDEAMAMIERGEIMDGKTIMLLQYLALRQAATRP; translated from the coding sequence ATGACCGATGCAGGCGGCACGAAAGAACGCGTTCGCGTTGTCGAGACAGTCACGCTGTCCGACGACTGGTACGTGCTCAGAAAAGTCATCTTCGATTTCCGGCGCCGCGACGGCACGTGGCAGCGGCAAAGCCGCGAGACGTACGACCGCGGCAACGGCGCGACCATCTTGCTACACAACCCGCGTACCGGCACGGTGCTCCTGACGCGCCAGTTCCGCATGCCGGCGTTCGTCAACGGCCATGACGGCATGCTGATCGAAGCGCCCGGCGGATTGCTGGACGACGCGACGCCCGATGCCCGCATCCGCGCCGAAGTGGAGGAGGAGACGGGCTACCGCGTGGGCCACATCGAGAAGATCTTCGAGGCGTTCATGAGCCCCGGATCGGTGACGGAGAAGCTTTACTTCTATGTCGGCGAGTACGACGGCGCGATGCGCGTCGGCGACGGCGGCGGCGTGATCGACGAGGGCGAGGAGATCGAGGTGATCGAACCGCCGCTCGACGAAGCGATGGCGATGATCGAACGCGGCGAGATCATGGACGGCAAGACGATCATGCTGTTGCAGTATCTTGCGCTCAGGCAAGCAGCGACACGGCCTTGA